A window from Apostichopus japonicus isolate 1M-3 chromosome 2, ASM3797524v1, whole genome shotgun sequence encodes these proteins:
- the LOC139980205 gene encoding uncharacterized protein yields the protein MDLFLFTLKPLLLYLVCAGCSTCFGDAGVLSPSNVTISTLNMNLTIQWDRPENIGRNETIYYTVYREPQYERFPVDGCKNITRNFCSLTDEYPKGTGFYRSEYYIIETRSDSRNGVGEYLHRLTRRHIDISAPVIYNYTVTSRSIKVKIHGPETPFTRNGKPINMGEQDLGGNLGLEPVKFNSTLYDKGAELCRPKTDMDLSNGFGEVSYSDLNPYTNYRLKIQSKLNRLSEDVTILDFQTKTEAPDVAPIVSSTEITGRNCDYRDVTVTWKDMEGYESNGPLSNYFIHFKKEEEPEFNYTSVPSTIKSVVLSRLYRWTKYLVKVSSANRHGRCVGRTSYLDADTHHIEMYKATSQKISELSKHEWRLSWTPPEYHSQCIVGYQVITFIDADLEEDVRVHGFNTSSTNLHFKKTGRYQIEIIPIVNDSVQTKAITTIMYNAKVKSSEIREWMIFTGVAVVMVVMVTAVVVMTKKVFCDYSNLPNISNSRSMRVARSIRVADTSLKAPPTREHFDATRLDVDTFNYYQPGADFSFEFNVLSPKSTSTSFLLSTSSSSANDECNNLHTLRSEKRCSAKNEYDERLTPSEMTSDKDRRSRSPLKGPPKGSDGYVAHAFRTKKHVELTVTIPGNRNSTHHVASPSSSSDSGISSSTYLGSVSDYAPSPPLSDVDENNQWVDSGSVVSCTDCKSQSPYVATDLAVRRGRIDSNSLDSAAGMVYKRLDSREPSDDERRYLPMNPVAVQKSCSVEDKQHTRRGEQDMISSMRLSIPYSKLSSKEVDSASSV from the exons ATGGATTTATTCCTCTTTACGCTAAAACCACTTCTACTGTACCTCGTCTGTGCTGGTTGTAGTACGTGCTTCGGTGACGCTGGTGTGCTCA GTCCGTCGAATGTGACAATTTCTACTCTCAATATGAATCTGACCATCCAGTGGGATCGACCGGAGAACATCGGCAGGAATGAAACTATATATTATACCGTGTACAGAGAACCACAATA CGAGCGATTTCCTGTCGACGGATGTAAGAATATTACGAGGAATTTCTGCTCCCTTACTGATGAGTATCCCAAGGGAACCGGGTTTTACCGTAGTGAATACTACATCATTGAGACTAGATCAGATAGCCGCAATGGTGTTGGTGAATACCTACACAGACTCACTAGAAGGCATATcg ATATTTCTGCGCCAGTCATATACAATTACACAGTCACCAGTCGTTCGATAAAAGTAAAGATTCACGGACCAGAGACACCTTTTACCAGAAATGGCAAACCCATTAACATGGGCGAGCAAGACTTGGGAGGAAATCTTGGTTTAGAACCCGTCAAATTTAACTCAACTTTGTACGACAAAGGTGCAGAATTG TGCCGACCAAAAACAGACATGGACTTAAGTAATGGATTTGGTGAAGTCAGCTATTCGGATCTGAATCCATATACTAACTACAGACTCAAGATACAAAGCAAGCTGAATAGACTCAGTGAGGATGTCACCATCTTGGATTTTCAGACAAAAACAGAgg CTCCCGACGTCGCACCAATCGTATCTAGTACCGAGATCACCGGACGTAACTGTGACTACCGTGACGTCACTGTCACGTGGAAG GACATGGAGGGTTACGAATCGAACGGTCCATTGAGCAATTACTTCATCCATTTTAAGAAGGAAGAAGAGCCAGAATTTAATTATACTTCCGTCCCGTCGACCATAAAATCAGTCGTGTTGTCCAGGCTGTATCGATGGACAAAATATCTTGTGAAGGTGTCGTCTGCTAATCGGCATGGTCGATGTGTCGGTAGAACGTCATACTTAGATGCCGATACGCATCATATTG AAATGTACAAAGCGACGAGTCAGAAAATTAGCGAGCTATCTAAGCACGAATGGCGTTTATCATGGACACCTCCTGAATATCACAGCCAATGCATTGTGGGATACCAGGTTATTACGTTCATTGACGCAGATTTGGAAGAAGATGTTAGGGTCCATGGCTTTAATACGTCTTCAACCAATTTGCACTTCAAAAAGACGGGCCGGTACCAGATAGAAATCATCCCTATTGTCAATGATAGTGTGCAGACGAAAGCTATCACTACAATTATGTACAATGCAAAGG tCAAGAGTAGCGAGATAAGAGAATGGATGATTTTCACGGGAGTTGCGGTCGTAATGGTTGTCATGGTTACAGCAGTGGTGGTTATGACCAAGAAAGTATTTTGCGATTATTCGAACCTACCGAATATTTCCAATAGTAGATCAATG AGAGTTGCAAGATCAATCAGAGTAGCTGATACTTCTTTGAAAGCGCCACCAACGAGGGAGCACTTCGACGCAACACGACTGGATGTTGATACCTTTAACTACTATCAACCAGGTGCTGATTTCAGCTTTGAATTTAATGTTTTAAGTCCAAAGTCAACGTCGACATCATTTCTCTTATCCACGTCATCGTCCAGTGCTAACGATGAATGTAATAACCTCCACACACTTAGATCTGAAAAGAGGTGTTCTGCGAAAAACGAATACGACGAACGACTGACTCCATCAGAGATGACTTCCGACAAAGACCGAAGGTCAAGATCACCATTGAAAGGACCTCCAAAGGGTTCAGACGGGTATGTGGCCCATGCCTTCCGCACTAAGAAGCACGTGGAACTGACCGTCACCATCCCCGGTAACAGGAACTCTACACATCATGTAGCGAGCCCTTCCTCGTCATCAGATTCAGGGATATCGTCCTCCACCTATCTTGGTTCTGTCTCCGATTACGCTCCATCTCCTCCTCTCTCAGATGTTGACGAGAACAACCAGTGGGTCGACAGTGGGTCAGTAGTATCTTGCACGGATTGCAAGTCGCAGTCACCGTACGTCGCGACCGATCTCGCCGTCCGTCGCGGTAGGATAGACTCCAACTCTCTCGATTCAGCAGCTGGGATGGTCTACAAAAGATTAGATTCAAGAGAACCCAGTGACGATGAAAGGCGTTATTTGCCGATGAATCCTGTCGCTGTCCAAAAATCATGTAGTGTCGAAGATAAACAACACACTCGACGAGGCGAGCAAGACATGATATCTTCAATGCGGTTGTCCATTCCTTACTCCAAACTCTCCTCCAAGGAAGTCGATAGCGCCAGTAGTGTGTGA